A part of Desulfobacter sp. genomic DNA contains:
- a CDS encoding DUF4178 domain-containing protein yields the protein MINAADQKSFDKRFSLVRTLDADRLVTEAEASALTLMDAEEGTFFTYLGDTYYVMEKNIYQEMSEDFAVPQDYTMTELTCLSLTTGATGHFEWEYDDELEISVTLDRINFRRLTDEEGQTIDEDDLDQIVDDEDAVVYAGEKFYYEDDWAAVYRRGGKEEQVHMYEFEDESGTLSITIEEWKGSSKEEYRIYVSKPIIPGDITIIAKGGPVNETTTP from the coding sequence ATGATCAATGCGGCCGACCAAAAATCCTTTGACAAGCGCTTTTCCCTGGTCCGGACCCTGGATGCGGACAGGCTTGTCACCGAGGCGGAGGCATCCGCCCTCACCCTCATGGACGCGGAAGAAGGAACTTTTTTCACCTACCTGGGCGACACCTACTATGTAATGGAAAAAAACATCTACCAGGAAATGTCCGAAGACTTTGCCGTCCCCCAGGATTACACCATGACGGAACTGACCTGTCTCAGTCTGACCACCGGCGCCACCGGCCATTTCGAATGGGAATATGATGACGAACTGGAAATATCGGTGACCCTGGACCGGATCAACTTCCGGCGGCTCACCGATGAAGAAGGGCAGACCATTGACGAGGACGACCTGGACCAGATCGTGGATGACGAAGACGCCGTTGTCTATGCCGGTGAGAAATTTTACTATGAAGACGACTGGGCCGCCGTGTACAGACGGGGCGGCAAAGAAGAGCAGGTTCACATGTACGAATTCGAGGACGAGTCCGGCACCCTTTCCATCACCATTGAGGAGTGGAAAGGGTCGTCAAAGGAAGAATACCGGATCTACGTGTCCAAACCCATTATCCCCGGGGATATCACCATCATTGCCAAAGGAGGACCCGTGAATGAGACCACTACCCCATAG
- a CDS encoding DUF350 domain-containing protein, with amino-acid sequence MTITDTFINLVQGTCFALVGILFIFLAKRLDDWRTKDFDDDRHIDDGNVAVGLRRAGLYLGLAIAMAGALSGGSSGFWLDIFHLLVDGLLIIGLLFSSRFINDLIMMGHMDNDAECIREFSLPDGRTVSGNTALGMVEAGMYMATGFILNGSLSGGGGTFFQSLFSAIIFFVLGQIVLLVFGLLYELVTPFNVRDEIKKNNLAAGIGLGGILIAMGIILMSCLAGPFTGWASDLGGFALYTVFGMVLLLGFRSLVDRVLLPTTNLATEIKTDQNVAALVVVESAIIAVAVIIAYAI; translated from the coding sequence ATGACCATCACCGACACATTCATCAACCTGGTTCAGGGAACCTGCTTTGCCCTGGTGGGGATTCTGTTCATCTTCCTGGCCAAACGGCTGGACGACTGGCGGACAAAAGACTTTGACGACGACCGCCACATAGACGACGGCAACGTGGCCGTAGGCCTCCGCCGGGCCGGCCTTTATCTGGGCCTGGCCATTGCCATGGCAGGCGCCCTTTCCGGCGGCAGTTCCGGATTCTGGCTGGATATCTTCCACCTGCTGGTGGACGGCCTGCTCATCATCGGCCTCCTTTTTTCCTCCAGGTTCATCAACGATTTAATCATGATGGGCCATATGGACAACGACGCCGAATGCATCAGGGAATTTTCCCTGCCCGACGGCCGCACCGTCTCCGGCAATACGGCCCTGGGCATGGTGGAGGCGGGGATGTACATGGCCACGGGGTTTATCCTCAACGGCAGCCTTTCCGGGGGCGGGGGCACCTTTTTCCAGTCCCTGTTCTCCGCCATCATCTTTTTCGTTCTTGGCCAGATCGTCCTCCTGGTTTTCGGCCTGCTCTATGAACTGGTCACCCCCTTTAATGTCCGGGATGAGATCAAAAAGAACAACCTGGCCGCCGGCATCGGCCTGGGGGGCATTCTCATTGCCATGGGCATCATTCTCATGTCGTGCCTCGCCGGCCCCTTTACCGGATGGGCCAGCGACCTGGGGGGATTTGCCCTGTACACCGTCTTCGGCATGGTCCTGCTTTTAGGATTCAGAAGCCTGGTGGACCGGGTGCTTCTGCCCACCACCAACCTGGCCACTGAAATCAAGACCGACCAGAATGTGGCCGCCCTGGTGGTGGTGGAAAGTGCCATCATCGCCGTTGCCGTGATCATTGCCTATGCCATCTGA
- a CDS encoding toxic anion resistance protein, with amino-acid sequence MTSLSQELEKVAQQSKAPVLAEVQEAGGQGALTPVQAPSQLVPVQPKHLTVEDIQAVEAEAEAFVEKVKAEPSDWQLGNFVFSLGREIMEQTQSQVSLYDRKMGSVLKNVASDDSSPVGKNILAIKTELDKVNPTMVSRTEMPLPQKMLGLFTRTVNRLPKGDEVLKIIAERRETVNSTIDGIRDHLRRDADQVAFDAAELAQICDTLKEIQPRLQEQIYLGQVIWEKLMDHMQTVEDHRIKEALTTLTSDLAMAVVDLQTIDNSNLQTRFGGEMMVRNSHLVQRLVQRTDMILSTAVKNALAVRVAAEQQMETLRHLDMVQQAAAETMTDTAKVIGDAAVKGAKMSQSMTVNIQALEEACNTYEQAFDAYAQICRETISIASQSSTALGQMNEKFRARTDALTTRRQDA; translated from the coding sequence ATGACCAGTTTATCCCAGGAACTTGAAAAAGTTGCCCAGCAGTCCAAAGCGCCGGTGCTGGCCGAAGTCCAGGAAGCCGGCGGCCAGGGTGCACTGACCCCGGTCCAGGCCCCCTCCCAGCTGGTACCGGTACAGCCCAAACACCTGACCGTGGAGGATATTCAGGCCGTTGAAGCCGAGGCAGAAGCCTTTGTGGAAAAGGTAAAGGCAGAGCCCTCGGACTGGCAGTTGGGGAATTTCGTATTTTCCCTGGGCCGGGAAATCATGGAACAGACCCAGTCCCAGGTCTCCCTCTATGACCGGAAAATGGGATCGGTGCTGAAAAACGTGGCATCGGACGACAGTTCTCCCGTGGGCAAAAATATACTGGCCATAAAAACCGAGCTGGACAAGGTCAACCCCACCATGGTGTCCAGAACCGAAATGCCCCTGCCCCAGAAAATGCTGGGCCTGTTCACCCGAACCGTCAACCGCCTCCCCAAGGGAGACGAGGTCCTCAAAATCATTGCCGAACGACGGGAAACCGTGAACTCCACCATCGACGGCATCCGGGACCATTTGCGAAGGGACGCCGACCAGGTGGCCTTTGATGCAGCGGAACTGGCCCAGATATGCGACACCCTCAAGGAAATCCAGCCCCGGCTCCAGGAACAGATTTACCTGGGCCAGGTGATCTGGGAAAAACTCATGGACCACATGCAGACCGTGGAGGATCACCGGATTAAAGAGGCCCTGACCACCCTGACCTCGGACCTGGCCATGGCCGTGGTAGACCTGCAGACCATTGACAACTCCAACCTGCAGACCCGGTTCGGCGGGGAAATGATGGTGAGAAACTCCCACCTGGTCCAGCGCCTGGTCCAGCGGACGGACATGATCCTGTCCACGGCCGTGAAAAACGCCCTGGCCGTCAGGGTGGCAGCGGAACAGCAGATGGAAACCCTGCGCCACCTGGATATGGTTCAGCAGGCGGCCGCAGAAACCATGACGGACACGGCCAAGGTCATCGGGGATGCCGCCGTCAAGGGGGCCAAAATGAGCCAGAGCATGACCGTAAACATCCAGGCCCTGGAAGAGGCCTGCAATACCTATGAGCAGGCCTTTGACGCCTATGCCCAGATCTGCAGGGAGACCATCTCAATCGCCTCCCAGAGTTCCACGGCCCTGGGGCAGATGAATGAAAAATTCAGGGCCCGCACCGACGCCCTGACGACAAGACGCCAGGATGCCTAA
- a CDS encoding glycine zipper 2TM domain-containing protein gives MEKIRIWARCVLLLTAVAVIAAGCGPSRSGNVYTSDQALKAHTFVAGTVQSVKAVTIESGKDPAAGAAIGGVTGGVLGNTIGSGSGRTVATVAGALAGAAAGALAEKQMKTKPGLEIVVDQDNGQSIVVVQEADVQIVPGDRVRVITSPDGTTRVSK, from the coding sequence ATGGAAAAAATCAGAATATGGGCAAGATGTGTGCTTTTGCTCACGGCAGTGGCCGTGATTGCAGCCGGCTGCGGCCCCAGCCGGTCCGGAAACGTCTATACCAGCGACCAGGCCCTGAAGGCCCATACCTTTGTGGCCGGCACCGTACAATCGGTGAAAGCCGTGACCATTGAGTCGGGCAAGGATCCTGCTGCAGGTGCGGCCATCGGCGGCGTGACGGGCGGGGTGCTCGGGAACACCATCGGCAGCGGGTCCGGAAGAACCGTTGCCACCGTGGCCGGCGCCCTTGCCGGTGCGGCTGCCGGTGCCTTGGCCGAGAAACAGATGAAAACCAAACCGGGCCTGGAAATTGTGGTGGACCAGGATAACGGCCAGAGCATTGTGGTGGTCCAGGAGGCGGATGTCCAGATTGTCCCCGGCGACCGGGTCCGGGTGATTACCTCGCCTGACGGCACCACCCGGGTTTCCAAATAG